The following are encoded together in the Bacteroidales bacterium MB20-C3-3 genome:
- a CDS encoding energy transducer TonB yields the protein MSKVPKNDTPQEARAKIIGAGLTLAVHIAAMTILFSSGFKVIYPPPAELGIEVDLEMEPPRPIQVKSGHEPRVENPNPDQEVKLVQRSESAIKGSRANTGAEASSGESGDVEHYEPPKPKPIDKRALFPSAQNQNSTDPQVSKQISESLSAGHAEGNTQIGSTDGEPSARLAGRSLMGNLPEPDYSVNASGRVVVKIMVDQYGTVIDASPGAPGTTVQNRTLWEASKRAALKAKFNLSSSAPVVQEGTITYIFRLK from the coding sequence ATGTCCAAGGTGCCTAAAAACGATACCCCACAGGAGGCCAGAGCCAAGATAATTGGTGCTGGTCTTACTTTGGCCGTTCATATAGCAGCTATGACAATTCTTTTCTCATCCGGGTTTAAAGTTATTTATCCACCTCCCGCAGAACTGGGAATTGAGGTTGATCTGGAGATGGAGCCTCCAAGGCCCATTCAGGTAAAGAGTGGGCACGAGCCCAGAGTTGAAAATCCAAATCCTGACCAGGAGGTGAAATTAGTTCAGCGTTCGGAATCAGCAATTAAAGGGAGCAGAGCAAACACTGGTGCCGAGGCATCATCCGGAGAATCTGGGGATGTGGAACATTATGAGCCCCCTAAGCCAAAACCAATTGACAAAAGAGCTCTATTCCCAAGCGCCCAGAATCAAAACTCTACAGACCCCCAAGTATCAAAACAGATAAGCGAGAGCCTTTCTGCCGGCCATGCAGAGGGGAATACTCAGATTGGATCAACAGATGGAGAGCCATCAGCCAGACTGGCCGGAAGGAGTCTTATGGGGAATCTTCCTGAACCGGATTATTCAGTTAACGCATCAGGGAGAGTTGTTGTTAAAATTATGGTAGACCAATACGGGACAGTTATTGATGCATCACCGGGAGCTCCCGGCACAACGGTTCAGAACAGGACACTTTGGGAGGCATCAAAAAGAGCCGCTCTAAAGGCTAAGTTCAACTTAAGCTCATCTGCTCCTGTTGTCCAGGAGGGAACAATAACATATATTTTCAGATTAAAATAG
- a CDS encoding pseudouridine synthase: protein MRKFELKKSAGAGAPGRRGPSEAGAGRSAGSPSRGRSDARPYRKSETPSSDRPSYGKPSYGRPSSDRPSFGRSSSGRPSSGRPSYSKSSEERPSFGRPSSRRTSGDRPSYERSSYDRPSYGRPSFDKPTRIIKKKPATKKREDGLVRLNKFIANSGICSRREADEYITAGLVTVNGVIINQLGVRVNPADDIRFNGERLKGEEKVYIVMNKPKDFVTTLSDPNAEKTVMELVAGKCPQRVYPVGRLDKQTTGVLLLTNDGEMADKLTHPSYNRKKIYHVVLDKNLSKPHFDQILEGLELEDGEIHADSLSYVDEDNSQVGLEIHSGRNRVVRRIFEHLGYKVKRLDRVYFAGLTKKNLRRGQWRFLTENEVSMLKMGSYE from the coding sequence ATGAGAAAATTTGAACTAAAAAAGAGTGCCGGAGCGGGAGCTCCAGGCAGAAGAGGCCCATCAGAAGCGGGAGCCGGGAGGTCCGCAGGGTCACCATCAAGAGGTCGCAGTGATGCAAGACCTTACAGAAAATCTGAAACACCGTCTTCTGACAGGCCGTCTTACGGAAAGCCATCTTATGGCAGACCATCGAGCGACAGGCCTTCATTTGGAAGGTCATCATCCGGAAGGCCCTCCTCAGGCAGGCCTTCTTACAGCAAATCATCAGAAGAGAGACCATCATTTGGAAGGCCATCATCAAGAAGGACCTCCGGTGACAGACCATCTTATGAAAGATCATCTTACGACAGACCATCTTACGGCAGACCATCATTTGATAAACCTACCAGAATAATCAAAAAGAAACCTGCTACTAAAAAGAGAGAGGATGGATTGGTAAGACTTAACAAATTCATTGCAAATTCAGGCATCTGCTCAAGAAGAGAGGCCGATGAGTATATAACAGCAGGACTTGTTACGGTAAATGGAGTTATTATTAATCAGCTAGGAGTACGCGTTAATCCTGCAGATGACATCAGGTTCAATGGCGAAAGGCTAAAGGGAGAGGAGAAAGTTTACATCGTAATGAACAAGCCAAAAGATTTTGTAACAACTCTCTCTGATCCAAACGCAGAGAAGACTGTTATGGAGCTGGTTGCAGGAAAATGTCCTCAAAGGGTATACCCGGTAGGAAGACTTGACAAGCAGACAACCGGAGTCCTTCTTCTTACAAACGACGGAGAGATGGCAGACAAACTGACACACCCTTCGTACAACAGGAAAAAGATCTACCATGTTGTTCTTGACAAGAACCTTTCCAAGCCCCATTTCGATCAAATACTAGAAGGGCTGGAACTTGAGGACGGAGAGATTCACGCAGACTCACTGTCATATGTTGATGAAGATAATAGCCAGGTAGGGCTTGAGATTCATTCAGGCAGAAACAGAGTTGTAAGAAGAATATTTGAACATCTTGGATATAAAGTCAAAAGGCTTGACAGAGTATACTTCGCAGGACTTACAAAAAAGAATCTGCGCAGGGGGCAATGGCGTTTTTTAACAGAAAACGAAGTCTCAATGCTCAAAATGGGCTCTTATGAATAA
- a CDS encoding biopolymer transporter ExbD yields MSIKRRSKVDSTFSMSSMTDIVFLLLVFFLVTSTLVNPNALKLLLPKSTNQVSAKPMVSISIKHYLPSNTFSYHLNGKNTPVAFNDIEAMIQQELMDREDPTISLHVDKSVPMEQVVNVMNIAKRNQYKIILATAAE; encoded by the coding sequence ATGTCAATTAAGCGTCGTTCTAAAGTAGATTCTACATTCAGTATGTCATCAATGACAGACATTGTCTTTTTGCTGCTTGTATTCTTCCTTGTTACATCTACCCTTGTTAATCCAAATGCTCTCAAACTGTTACTGCCAAAAAGCACTAATCAGGTCTCTGCAAAGCCCATGGTTAGTATATCAATAAAACACTATTTACCGTCAAACACTTTTTCCTATCATTTAAACGGTAAAAACACTCCTGTGGCATTTAACGACATTGAGGCTATGATTCAGCAGGAGCTGATGGACAGAGAAGATCCAACTATTTCCCTCCATGTTGACAAAAGTGTTCCAATGGAACAGGTCGTTAATGTCATGAATATTGCAAAAAGGAATCAATACAAAATAATTCTTGCAACAGCTGCAGAATAG
- a CDS encoding MotA/TolQ/ExbB proton channel family protein → MAQDAAEVAVQAVLPVKEELSFSLIEMALKGGWIMIPLLILSILTIYIFGERWWAIRKASQIDENFMRNIHDYIHEGKIKAAINLCQSQETPIARLIEKGIERIGRPLNDIQTAVENMGNVEVARLEKGLPMLATIAGGAPMIGFLGTVIGMIQAFYNMSQAGSNVDITLLSGGIYTAMVTTVAGLIVGIIAYFGYNYLVARIDNIVYKMESNTIEFMDLLHEPAGK, encoded by the coding sequence ATGGCACAAGATGCCGCAGAAGTTGCAGTTCAAGCAGTTCTTCCCGTTAAAGAGGAGCTATCATTTTCACTTATTGAAATGGCTCTGAAAGGTGGATGGATAATGATTCCACTGCTAATACTATCTATTCTGACAATTTATATTTTTGGAGAGAGATGGTGGGCAATCAGAAAAGCATCTCAGATAGATGAAAATTTCATGAGGAATATTCACGACTATATTCACGAAGGTAAAATCAAAGCAGCTATAAACCTATGTCAGTCTCAGGAGACTCCTATTGCCAGACTAATTGAGAAGGGGATCGAAAGAATAGGCAGGCCACTGAATGATATTCAGACTGCTGTTGAGAATATGGGCAATGTTGAGGTTGCAAGACTCGAGAAGGGTCTTCCTATGCTTGCAACAATTGCCGGAGGCGCTCCTATGATTGGATTCCTTGGAACTGTTATTGGAATGATTCAGGCTTTTTATAATATGTCACAAGCAGGCAGCAATGTCGACATCACCCTTCTTTCTGGAGGTATTTACACAGCTATGGTAACCACTGTTGCCGGTCTGATTGTTGGTATTATCGCATATTTTGGATACAATTACCTTGTCGCCAGAATCGACAATATCGTTTATAAAATGGAGAGCAATACCATTGAATTTATGGATCTCCTGCATGAACCTGCAGGCAAATAG
- a CDS encoding ABC transporter permease — MNGLKALLARKFGINPLMRENLIVSLRSIKSTRLRSSLTILIIAIGITSLVGILTATDSLKALMTENFGKMGANSFSVRSTFSEVDNAGRRPRVLNRRNISYAQARSFAENYKIPSIISISATAVGNATIKYASNKTNPNIRVTATDEHNLAFSGATIAKGRNFSKHDIESGSFTCLIGSGVETALFKGINPVGKIISVGAARYEVIGTIANQGSSFGGGPDNQVWIPVTNARGVFLSDNSFYLINIIPREGVNQERAIEAAEQLFRSIRRLSPVDASDFRVTKSDAFLEDIMQIMSYVTIAAFIIGIITLLGAAVGLMNIMLVSVKERTREIGTRKALGANSKTIKQQFLFESVVIGQIGGLMGILLGILIGNLTALIMKSPFVMPWLWMFMGVMVCLIVSVLSGYLPAVKASKLDPIEALRYE, encoded by the coding sequence ATGAACGGCCTAAAGGCGCTTCTGGCGCGAAAATTTGGAATTAATCCTCTGATGAGGGAGAACCTAATTGTATCTCTTCGTTCAATCAAGAGTACACGCCTTCGTTCATCTCTTACAATACTCATAATAGCTATTGGTATTACCTCTTTAGTTGGTATTCTTACTGCTACAGACTCTCTTAAAGCCCTTATGACTGAGAATTTTGGGAAAATGGGTGCAAACTCTTTTTCTGTCAGATCTACCTTTTCAGAGGTTGATAATGCAGGCAGAAGACCAAGGGTTTTAAACAGACGAAATATTTCATATGCTCAGGCGAGGAGTTTTGCAGAGAACTACAAGATTCCTTCAATTATTTCTATATCTGCTACAGCTGTTGGAAACGCAACAATTAAATACGCTTCCAATAAAACAAATCCTAATATCAGAGTTACTGCAACGGATGAACATAACCTTGCATTTTCAGGAGCTACTATTGCAAAGGGAAGAAACTTCAGTAAACATGATATTGAATCGGGCTCTTTTACCTGCCTCATTGGTTCCGGTGTTGAAACAGCTCTTTTTAAGGGTATAAACCCTGTTGGAAAAATAATAAGTGTTGGTGCTGCAAGGTATGAGGTAATAGGAACTATAGCTAATCAGGGAAGCTCTTTTGGAGGAGGACCCGATAATCAGGTATGGATTCCTGTTACTAATGCAAGAGGAGTCTTTTTGTCAGATAACTCTTTCTATCTGATTAATATCATCCCAAGAGAGGGGGTTAATCAGGAGAGGGCAATTGAGGCTGCTGAGCAACTGTTCAGATCTATAAGACGCCTTAGTCCGGTTGATGCTTCTGACTTCAGGGTGACCAAGTCCGACGCCTTCCTTGAGGACATAATGCAAATAATGAGCTATGTTACGATAGCTGCATTTATTATAGGAATAATTACCCTTCTGGGTGCGGCAGTAGGGCTGATGAATATTATGTTAGTCTCTGTTAAAGAGAGAACCAGAGAGATTGGTACAAGAAAGGCTTTGGGAGCAAACTCAAAAACTATTAAACAGCAGTTTCTGTTTGAATCTGTTGTTATTGGTCAGATAGGGGGATTAATGGGCATTCTGCTTGGAATTTTAATTGGTAATCTGACTGCACTAATTATGAAAAGCCCTTTTGTAATGCCTTGGCTCTGGATGTTTATGGGTGTTATGGTCTGTCTTATTGTTAGTGTGCTCTCCGGTTATCTGCCGGCGGTAAAGGCATCCAAACTTGATCCTATTGAGGCTCTCAGATACGAGTAG